The Chrysemys picta bellii isolate R12L10 chromosome 12, ASM1138683v2, whole genome shotgun sequence genome has a segment encoding these proteins:
- the LOC101953787 gene encoding C-type lectin domain family 2 member D-like isoform X2, which translates to MPLLETTSLAEREKMGNGSCPVEKMAAEPLLNSQEAQVKRNGETLVDVTTHGGERSKSSPIGCLSRIKSWARPFTILSVVLNIVLISLLIAWSVRQSERCLADPKSPEASCPDGWVGYQGKCYYFSETEGNWTYSQSQCSSLNASLAGINTQQEKVFMMRYKGIPEHWISFWREPNGTWKWANGTDLNNCTEEMERGSCSKFIKTQTF; encoded by the exons ATGCCCCTTTTGGAGACCACAAGTCTTGCAGAGCGAGAGAAGATGGGCAATGGATCGTGTCCTGTTGAGAAGATGGCGGCAGAGCCACTCCTGAATTCCCAGGAAGCCCAAGTGAAACGGAATGGAGAGACTCTTGTAGATGTCACTACACATGGCGGAGAGAGAAGCAAAAGTTCTCCTATAG GCTGTCTGTCAAGGATCAAGTCATGGGCACGTCCTTTCACAATTCTGAGTGTGGTTCTCAATATCGTTCTCATCAGTCTCCTTATTGCGTGGTCAG TGAGACAATCTGAACGGTGTCTGGCTGATCCTAAATCCCCAGAGGCCTCCTGCCCGGATGGCTGGGTTGGTTACCAAGGGAAATGCTACTACTTCTCAGAGACGGAAGGGAACTGGACTTACAGCCAGAGCCAGTGCTCCTCCCTCAAcgcctccctggctgggatcaACACGCAGCAGGAAAAG GTTTTCATGATGCGCTACAAAGGGATCCCTGAGCACTGGATCAGCTTCTGGAGGGAACCTAACGGGACCTGGAAATGGGCCAATGGCACCGACCTCAACAATTG cACTGAAGAAATGGAAAGAGGGTCATGTTCCAAAtttattaaaacacaaactttttaa
- the LOC101953787 gene encoding C-type lectin domain family 2 member D-like isoform X1, translating to MPLLETTSLAEREKMGNGSCPVEKMAAEPLLNSQEAQVKRNGETLVDVTTHGGERSKSSPIGCLSRIKSWARPFTILSVVLNIVLISLLIAWSVRQSERCLADPKSPEASCPDGWVGYQGKCYYFSETEGNWTYSQSQCSSLNASLAGINTQQEKVFMMRYKGIPEHWISFWREPNGTWKWANGTDLNNWFEIRGGGECAYLNKVGIGSSRCSTQRNWICSRPSVNCHWC from the exons ATGCCCCTTTTGGAGACCACAAGTCTTGCAGAGCGAGAGAAGATGGGCAATGGATCGTGTCCTGTTGAGAAGATGGCGGCAGAGCCACTCCTGAATTCCCAGGAAGCCCAAGTGAAACGGAATGGAGAGACTCTTGTAGATGTCACTACACATGGCGGAGAGAGAAGCAAAAGTTCTCCTATAG GCTGTCTGTCAAGGATCAAGTCATGGGCACGTCCTTTCACAATTCTGAGTGTGGTTCTCAATATCGTTCTCATCAGTCTCCTTATTGCGTGGTCAG TGAGACAATCTGAACGGTGTCTGGCTGATCCTAAATCCCCAGAGGCCTCCTGCCCGGATGGCTGGGTTGGTTACCAAGGGAAATGCTACTACTTCTCAGAGACGGAAGGGAACTGGACTTACAGCCAGAGCCAGTGCTCCTCCCTCAAcgcctccctggctgggatcaACACGCAGCAGGAAAAG GTTTTCATGATGCGCTACAAAGGGATCCCTGAGCACTGGATCAGCTTCTGGAGGGAACCTAACGGGACCTGGAAATGGGCCAATGGCACCGACCTCAACAATTG gtttgaaATACGAGGTGGAGGGGAATGTGCTTATCTGAACAAAGTTGGAATTGGTAGTTCCAGGTGTTCCACACAGAGAAATTGGATTTGCAGCAGACCTTCAGTCAATTGTCACTGGTGCTAA
- the LOC101953787 gene encoding C-type lectin domain family 2 member D-like isoform X3: MPLLETTSLAEREKMGNGSCPVEKMAAEPLLNSQEAQVKRNGETLVDVTTHGGERSKSSPIVRQSERCLADPKSPEASCPDGWVGYQGKCYYFSETEGNWTYSQSQCSSLNASLAGINTQQEKVFMMRYKGIPEHWISFWREPNGTWKWANGTDLNNWFEIRGGGECAYLNKVGIGSSRCSTQRNWICSRPSVNCHWC, encoded by the exons ATGCCCCTTTTGGAGACCACAAGTCTTGCAGAGCGAGAGAAGATGGGCAATGGATCGTGTCCTGTTGAGAAGATGGCGGCAGAGCCACTCCTGAATTCCCAGGAAGCCCAAGTGAAACGGAATGGAGAGACTCTTGTAGATGTCACTACACATGGCGGAGAGAGAAGCAAAAGTTCTCCTATAG TGAGACAATCTGAACGGTGTCTGGCTGATCCTAAATCCCCAGAGGCCTCCTGCCCGGATGGCTGGGTTGGTTACCAAGGGAAATGCTACTACTTCTCAGAGACGGAAGGGAACTGGACTTACAGCCAGAGCCAGTGCTCCTCCCTCAAcgcctccctggctgggatcaACACGCAGCAGGAAAAG GTTTTCATGATGCGCTACAAAGGGATCCCTGAGCACTGGATCAGCTTCTGGAGGGAACCTAACGGGACCTGGAAATGGGCCAATGGCACCGACCTCAACAATTG gtttgaaATACGAGGTGGAGGGGAATGTGCTTATCTGAACAAAGTTGGAATTGGTAGTTCCAGGTGTTCCACACAGAGAAATTGGATTTGCAGCAGACCTTCAGTCAATTGTCACTGGTGCTAA